In the Arachis hypogaea cultivar Tifrunner chromosome 20, arahy.Tifrunner.gnm2.J5K5, whole genome shotgun sequence genome, aaaaataaatttaaatagtaACTGTTTGATTTGGTCCGTACAATTTTTTCCACGTGAAACGGTGAAAGAGACGGATAGCAGAGAAGAGAACATTCCACACAGAACAATCGTGGATCAAATTTGTCAAAGAAGCAGCAGCAGTTCTATCACTATCAACaggaatggaagaagaagaagaagaagagagcgaATCGGTAAGAGTAAAGGACATCCTTCTGAAGCGGAAGATCGGAAAGGGGTCGTTCTCGGCGGTGTGGAGGGCGGAGCAAAGAGGCACCGGCGAAGAGGTGGCAGTGAAACAGGTCTTCCTCTCCAAACTCAGCCCTCGCCTTAAGTCATCGTTCCACTGCGAGCTCAATTTCTTGTCCTCCGTCAACCACCCCAACATCGTTCGCCTCCTTGATTTCTTCCAGGtggttcttttttaattttagctTTTCTTTGAAtgccctttttcttattttttaaatttaagtgaAATATGTTGAGAAAACCAATTCTTTGTTGCATAATTGAAggatcattttattattattttattatttaaactttCGCTATTGCTGTTTTCTACTTTAGTATGATGGATGTGCGTACTTGGTGATGGAGTTCTGTGCTGGAGGGAACCTTGCTTCTTATATCCGATTCCATGGGAGAGTTCAACAACAAACTGCCAGAAGATTCATGCAGCAGCTTGGTAACTCTTTTACCTGCATTCTTTATTGAAGTATTCTTTTGGTGTTGGTGCTTGTTTTAGCCTTGCAAGTTTGCAACTAAGGAGTTTGTCTCAGTGTTTTGCAGGTTCTGGTATGAAAATATTACAAAGTCATGGTATCATTCATAGAGATTTGAAACCAGAGGTAAAGCTAAAATGAAAAATGTATGTGACATTGTTGCTACTTTGGTTTGAGATGCCTATTACTTCGATTGGTGGGATTGTGAGGGCCATTAGTATGTAGCTTGAATTGTTCATGAAAAAGATAATCTATTTGTAGCGAATATCACTTTGCTGGAAACAAATCTGTTTGCATTGATGGTGGTGTTGAATCAGAACATTTTGCTATCAAAACCCGGAGATGATGCGATTCTAAAGATTGCAGACTTTGGTCTCTCAAGGTAGTTATCAGTTTAGGGGAAATAAATATAAGTAGTTgcaatttgtatttttatttagtttcatgTTGTTACCCCAACTTCTTTGTCTTTCATAAAATATGAAGAACTGTACGTCCTGGCGAGTATGCGGAGACAGTCTGTGGTACGCCATTATACATGGCACCGGAAGTTCTTCAGTTCCAGAAATATGATAGCAAGGTATCACCAGCCGTCTTTGCTTTTAAGTATTAACATTGACATCTATAAATTGGgtttagtgaaattttgttttgTGTTATAGGCAGATATGTGGAGTATTGGGGTTATTCTTTTCGAGCTTCTAAACGGCTACCCTCCTTTTAATGGCAGAAATAATGTTCAGGTAAACATCATGACTTTAAACAGGAATAAAAAGTTTCATTCTCCAATCATGGCTGATACAAGATGCTTATTTCAGCTGTTAAAGAATATCAGATCATCTACCGGCTTGCCATTTTCTCAGATCATTCCTTTGGGATTGGATCCTGATTGTCTTGATGTTTGTTCAAAACTACTATGCTCAAATCCAGGTTATTGGCATCTCCTGTATTACTTATATTTTCCTTCTGTTCAATCAATTAACTTAGAAGAATTTAATTACTTCTCACTCCATTGCAGTGGA is a window encoding:
- the LOC112785191 gene encoding serine/threonine-protein kinase ATG1t — translated: MEEEEEEESESVRVKDILLKRKIGKGSFSAVWRAEQRGTGEEVAVKQVFLSKLSPRLKSSFHCELNFLSSVNHPNIVRLLDFFQYDGCAYLVMEFCAGGNLASYIRFHGRVQQQTARRFMQQLGSGMKILQSHGIIHRDLKPENILLSKPGDDAILKIADFGLSRTVRPGEYAETVCGTPLYMAPEVLQFQKYDSKADMWSIGVILFELLNGYPPFNGRNNVQLLKNIRSSTGLPFSQIIPLGLDPDCLDVCSKLLCSNPVDRLSFDEFYQHRFLRRKVMGA